GACAGAAGTACACAAGCGTTAATTTTATCACCAACGCGTGAGCTATGCTTACAAATCACCAACGAGATTAAACAATACTCAAAATACGTAAAAGGTTTACATACAGTGGCAGTTTATGGTGGTGCAAGCATTACAGAACAAGCCCGAGAAATTAAACGTGGAGCACAAATTATTGTGGCTACTCCAGGTAGAATGCAAGACATGATCAACAGAGGTCTTGTGAACATTAAAAACATCAATTTCTGTATTCTTGACGAAGCAGATGAGATGTTGAACATGGGCTTTTATGAAGACATCGTATCGATTTTATCCGATACTCCAGACGAGAAAAACACTTGGTTATTCTCTGCAACAATGCCTGCTGAAGTAGCACGTATTGCTAAAAAATTCATGCACGATCCTGCTGAAGTTACTGTTGGTAGCAAAAACTCTGGTTCAGCTACCGTTTCTCACGAATACTATTTAGTAAATGCACGTGATCGTTACGAAGCGTTGAAACGTTTAGCTGATGCTAATCCAGACATCTTTTCGGTGGTTTTTTGTAGAACAAAACGTGATACTCAAGCCGTAGCCGAAAAATTAATTGAAGATGGTTACAGCGCTGCTGCTTTGCATGGAGATTTATCTCAAGCGCAACGTGACGGGGTAATGAAATCTTTTAGAGGTCGTCAAATTCAAATGTTAGTGGCTACAGACGTAGCAGCTCGTGGAATTGACGTTGATAATATTACTCACGTAGTCAACTATCAATTACCTGACGAAATCGAAACCTACAACCACCGTTCAGGTCGTACTGGACGTGCCGGTAAATTAGGTACTTCTATCGTTATTGTAACGAAAAGTGAAATCCGTAAGATTTCTTCAATTGAAAGAATCATTCAACAAAAATTTCAAGAAAAAACCATTCCTTCTGGAATTGAAATTTGCGAAATCCAATTATTGCACTTAGCTAATAAAATCAAAGATACTGAAGTAGATCACGAAATTGACAACTACTTGCCAGCTATCAATGAAGTATTAGAAGGATTATCTAAAGAAGAGTTAATCAAGAAAATGGTATCGGTAGAATTCAACCGTTTCATTAACTATTACAAGAAAAACAGAGATCTATCATCTCAATCTTCTGGTTCAGACCGAAGAGAAAGAGACGGAGCTCCAAGAGAAAATAACAATGGTGGCGCTACCCGTTACTTTGTAAACATTGGATCAAGAGACGATTTCGATTGGATGCAATTGAAAGACTTCTTGAAAGAAACTTTAGAATTAGGTCGTGACGACGTATTTAAAGTAGATGTTAAAGAAGGATTCTCTTTCTTTAATACTGATGCTGAACATACTGATAAAGTAATGGAAGTGTTGAATGGGTATGACTTAAACGGTAGACGAATCAACGTAGAAATTTCTAAAAATGATGGTGGCGGAAGACGTGATCATAATGGAAGAAATTCTGGTGGTGGATTTGGCGGAAGAAGTTCAGCTCCAAGAAGAGAAGGAAGCTTTGCACCAAGACGTGAAGGCGGATTTAGAAGCGACAGAAATTCAGCTCCAAGAGAAGGTGGTTTTAGAAGCGACAGAGGTTCGGCTCCAAGAAGAGGTGAAGGAAGAGAAGGCGGAGTTTCTGAAAGAGCTCCAAGACGCTCAGAAAGCTTTGGTGATTCACCAAGACCAAGAAGACCAAGAAGAGACTAACACCTTTTGTTAATTTTCTTATAATTATAGAAAAACTACAAAATATTCCCGACTGATTTATTACTTTTAAAGTCTTAAACCAGTTTATGAAATATTTTGTAGTTTTCTT
This sequence is a window from Flavobacterium ammoniigenes. Protein-coding genes within it:
- a CDS encoding DEAD/DEAH box helicase, with the translated sequence MNKFEQLGLNESLLLAIKDLGFENPSEVQEKAIPVLLEQNTDLVALAQTGTGKTAAFGFPLIQKIDAEDRSTQALILSPTRELCLQITNEIKQYSKYVKGLHTVAVYGGASITEQAREIKRGAQIIVATPGRMQDMINRGLVNIKNINFCILDEADEMLNMGFYEDIVSILSDTPDEKNTWLFSATMPAEVARIAKKFMHDPAEVTVGSKNSGSATVSHEYYLVNARDRYEALKRLADANPDIFSVVFCRTKRDTQAVAEKLIEDGYSAAALHGDLSQAQRDGVMKSFRGRQIQMLVATDVAARGIDVDNITHVVNYQLPDEIETYNHRSGRTGRAGKLGTSIVIVTKSEIRKISSIERIIQQKFQEKTIPSGIEICEIQLLHLANKIKDTEVDHEIDNYLPAINEVLEGLSKEELIKKMVSVEFNRFINYYKKNRDLSSQSSGSDRRERDGAPRENNNGGATRYFVNIGSRDDFDWMQLKDFLKETLELGRDDVFKVDVKEGFSFFNTDAEHTDKVMEVLNGYDLNGRRINVEISKNDGGGRRDHNGRNSGGGFGGRSSAPRREGSFAPRREGGFRSDRNSAPREGGFRSDRGSAPRRGEGREGGVSERAPRRSESFGDSPRPRRPRRD